The DNA window TTCagagttttttttaactcttgTTATCGCtctatttgctattaataacaaattagtTGTCGCAAACCTTTCTTTCtcagattaaattataaataaaaaaaattatcgctAAATCTCTCGTTACATACCTGGTAATCCTCTTCCAACTCTCGTTTCATAGTGGCCGGAGACGTGGATAGCTTCCGTACATTCGCTTCAAGCAGCTGCTTCGTCACGGATGTGTTTACAGTCTCCAGTATTCGTCGGACCGCATCGAGGCCCTGCAACGGGTCTACTGGCGCGGGAGACTCCTTGCCCTCAGTGCCCTCCGTTCCCTCTGAGTCCGCTGTCGATGGACTCATCACTTCCCGATGCGTCTCAAATTGCTCGGTAATGTGATCGAAGGTACGCTTAGCGTGCCATTGGTTCAGCAGCTTACTTATCGAAGACTGCAGGAAGTAATTTCCGAATCCCATCATGTGAGGCAGCAGAGTTGGCATGTCATAAATACCTAAATATCAAACAATTTAAGCTTAAGAATTGCGATAATTGTTGCTAACACTTGGTAAacacttaaaattatttaagattaaaattctaatatttaataagaatagcGAGACTGTAATTCATACAATAGACCTTCAAGACCAATACCTTAAAGACAATCAGAAAACATCCTACCAAAAACGTTTCTTGAAAAAAGCATgctatataaaaacaatttttgaaaaaatattgactgatcaaattgtacaaaatttgCTCAGACATAACACAGTAGTAAAGATGTTTTTATACATCAATCCCATCttcgaaattaattatatattatcttcaTGTGCTATATTTGAGCGCGCAAATCTCTGACAATTTAATAGgtcaattttaaacatttttttttttcatgtaaaagttattatagccttggcatttttatatttttatttttataatttcaaaaatctgtCACTAATACAGAAGATCTGagacacaaatataaaaattcatcactgcttcgtaattttcatttcatTACAGAAAATCTACCTACTCAAAATCATCTATCGAGTTCATAGATAAAGGAATagtaaagatataatatatacgtatacaaatatagtaattttaaaaagaaattgattatattaataaaattacctGTTCCCTCTCTTTGTATCTCCTGATATTCCGAAGGTGACAACTTCGGCAGGATCggcaaaaatgtattattgttGGCCGTCAGCAGATCGACGTCACGTCGTCCCGATAACGCCTGATGCATCTTTTTCTGCCCTCGATCGACATTGCTTATAGTATTCTGCCTCGACTTTTTCAGATTCATTATCAAGCACTTCTTCGCCGTCATGTGGCTCGAATACGATCCAGAATGAGAGAAACGCTTGCCGCAATTGTTACATTGGAATGGCTTTTCACCGCTGTGAATTCGCAGGTGTTCCTACGAAAAGTACGGAAGGcgcatttaaattattctctctctctctctctctctttctctctcatatgTAACAcgtgtaaaaagaaataaactcaaagtaaaataataatggatactgaattataattaaaatcgttAATACCGCTGATAAAGATATAtagaatgtaatataaatgcgaaatgtaatataaaaaacatgagaagtaaaaaagatagaaaataatattacatgcttttatcattaatctatttataataataagataccTTAAGGTGATGCTTAAACTTGAAGGCCTTCTCGCAGTGAGGACATTTAAACTTTCGTAGAACAGCACTTTCATCATGGCTAATCATGTGCCTCTGCAGTCGGTAGACGTTGGCAAAGGTCTTACTACACACCTTACAGGACTGTCaaattattgagaaaattaatcaaaCGAGATAAACGATgaacaagaaaattaatcaaacGAGATAAACGATAAACGAGAAAATTAATCAAACGAGATAAACCCACGAAACtgatcaaatcaaattattaatattaatttgttgtaaaaattcataagtAAAGATATGTTGGCgatattatagtatttatttgtttatgttattaaaatgctGTGTTCGGCGAGGTCATTTCATCAATTGCGTGAGTTACTGTACACAATTATGTCtcaaagttaatattttactaattaatactttaagaaCACATTGCAGTCATAtcgaaatttttctttgaaaactATGTTAAAACAACTAGTAACAAAATCAGTCGATATTATCTACTTATTTTCCCAAAAGAGAAAtcattttttgaatttactggttgatctaataaaaatatgtcaaaataagtatttattttaatcgcaTTAATTGCATGTGTATTATGTCTAATATATTCCATTGTATTTTGCAATATGTCgatattttgtttcaaattaaaGGTATTCTTGATATAAATGGAATTGACTAGAAGACATCcatattcaaaattcaatttgagCAATTGCAGATAATATTTTGCTACAAAAAAAGAGTCGCGTAATTGCGCGCGAAATcatataaattgaatataaattcaaaaaagaaagcaaaaaTGTGAAAcaggaaaaaatataagagacATATGATTGTCTCCCCGCAAAATATCATgagattaattatatgtataaaaaccatattatttatttttttaattacttaataaattgtaaactGAATATTACTTTCTACTTTACACTGCCATTCATAACTTTATGCGTTGCTTATTCATATCCAACgcttgttataaaaaaaaaactaataatttggaaaataaaacGGGATAATTTATCCCTACTCCGGACATTCGTGTCCCCCTTCCACTCGCGGAAAATCGCGTGCGAAGAGGGACAAAAACGGCGGTGGCCCTCAACTCTGGAAAGCTGACTGCCGCTTTTGCGGGGATATAATCGATAAGTCCGCGCGCGGGACGCGGACGAACAACGAGCACCCTTCCCCGCGGGCGGCGGCTGTGGGTGTCCTTGACAGGTCATCGCGATCACTCACCACTTGGGAGAACTGGGCGTTGAGATCGTGCTTGTCGATGGTACAGGACGTTTTGTGCGTGTCCTCGAGGTGAAGCTGCAGGACACGGACGTCCCGACAGTGGATGCCGCACTGAGGGCACCTTTCGCCaccctgctgctgctgctgctgctgcttcGCGGATGATCCGCCCTCGCCGTCGCCACCACCGCCCACCCCCCCGCACGTACCGCCGCTGCCGACGCCACCACCTCCATCGCAACCGGCAACACTTCCACCTCCTGCGGTTGGCGCACCACCCGCGCCACAACCTCCGCCCACCTCCGTATCCACGACACCTGCGTCGTCCTCGCTACGGCCTGTAACACGCGCACACGTGGCACGGTTTTTACATCTCACCTCAGCGCCGTGGCAGCGCGCCATCGCGcgtaacacacacacacacgcacgcacgcacgcacacccCACACGTGTGCACACGTATTTGGGTACCGGAAAACCATCTTCATCACGTGTATATACGCGTGTGCGATGTTTTCAGTCATTCTCACTATCGATCTCTGTCGTGTCCGAAATCATCGGTTCACTATCGAGAATCTAAgattttcatatttggaattcaagaaaattaaacgTAACTTGGGTTTTCTATATTCAGattaacagttttttttttttttttaaggagtTGTAACTTATTGTTGCACTGAATGAATTCTACAATCGCCGGTGTTGCAACTGACGCGTACGAAAGGAAATGCCTTTGATAATGCGAATCTCGTAATAACAAtgcagataaaaaaacaaatgtaatttcGGAGAATTCAGTTGTCGGGGGATAAGTACAGGATGTTATACGAGTAAATACGAAATGTGATGTTTACTCGCACACACGGAAGCAGTCGGTGTGTAATAAAGCGGAGTATTTTCGTATCTTCTTCGACATCGTAAATTGGGATTATTTAAACTTCACCAGTCTTAATTACCGAATGAAACTCGATTGATTCAATTTGCattttacaatacattttCGGTGTTTTACGGAGATGAAAATCTGGCAGATTCCATTCAGTTTTAATCGGAAATGGAAGCGCAGTACATCTTATACGCCGAGTTTTGACGCTACAAAGGGACAAAGATAGGCTTCACTGTTTATTCGTAACATTGTATAACAGTAAAATCCAATCAACTCGAAGAGTCCAAAAAATACAATCAACTTTTCACATCTTTCTAagacagaataaaaaatatcacggTATTAAAatgaagtaaaataattttaaaatgattattatgaaagtttatttttagagtcacaattttattttattttgatgttaTCATAACTTATTCTTAAGCTTGAGATTATagcatcaaaatttatataataataataataataataataataataataactctATTGCTAAGGacagaaaattatacaaaaaccggaacataataatagaatacaaAGAATAGCATACAAAAGGAAAAGCATCAACCAAAAGTTGCTATTAAGCCTTCCCcaacaagaagaaaaaaagcagAATAAAGATTAGTAAAACTATATAGCAATAGAGtacagttaaataaaaattaattaaggatTTTCCTCATTTCTCATACGTGTATACGTTTTTCTCTGTCTTACTCTACTTTCATTATAACACTTACGTCTGATTCTTTACCATCAGCCTAACCATGGATGTACGCAATGGAGGGAGCAGGAAGGGATGCTTTATCCTCTCCTCCCAAATTTTGGTAGggagaataaattaaattataaatgtgatttttgACATAAAGTTAAACACTTGTTCGCCAGTGAGCCTTGGTTTATTTCctaggaaaaataaaaagatt is part of the Monomorium pharaonis isolate MP-MQ-018 chromosome 2, ASM1337386v2, whole genome shotgun sequence genome and encodes:
- the LOC105828882 gene encoding zinc finger protein 1 isoform X1 translates to MSMTLVRNSFKGRSEDDAGVVDTEVGGGCGAGGAPTAGGGSVAGCDGGGGVGSGGTCGGVGGGGDGEGGSSAKQQQQQQQGGERCPQCGIHCRDVRVLQLHLEDTHKTSCTIDKHDLNAQFSQVSCKVCSKTFANVYRLQRHMISHDESAVLRKFKCPHCEKAFKFKHHLKEHLRIHSGEKPFQCNNCGKRFSHSGSYSSHMTAKKCLIMNLKKSRQNTISNVDRGQKKMHQALSGRRDVDLLTANNNTFLPILPKLSPSEYQEIQREGTGIYDMPTLLPHMMGFGNYFLQSSISKLLNQWHAKRTFDHITEQFETHREVMSPSTADSEGTEGTEGKESPAPVDPLQGLDAVRRILETVNTSVTKQLLEANVRKLSTSPATMKRELEEDYQDQDSEMSSEMTHCPDWSGADQYDSQSEGLAAKLENVNQPTSRSAKRKAEDSSEADSEDEDEGNQPHNDNGKRVRARSLIDDEQLAVLKGYYAINPRPKKEEIIMIADYIHFPTRVVQVWFQNSRARDRRESKMPPALVPLTPPVNPPITEQPLDLSKKEAVVILATKENDTANRNTSSPGERKDNTATLAVDNDDLEDLPLVIDEETPATDPVENKRTPPSGEIITKNQNQANVKGESEAALQSEITPTATENEQGLYFCDRCEKTFSKHSSLTRHKYEHSVNVFSGQRPYKCVECPRAFKHKHHLTEHKRLHSGEKPFQCSKCLKRFSHSGSYSQHMNHRYSYCKPYRE
- the LOC105828882 gene encoding zinc finger E-box-binding homeobox protein zag-1 isoform X2; this translates as MSMTLVRNSFKGRSEDDAGVVDTEVGGGCGAGGAPTAGGGSVAGCDGGGGVGSGGTCGGVGGGGDGEGGSSAKQQQQQQQGGERCPQCGIHCRDVRVLQLHLEDTHKTSCTIDKHDLNAQFSQVSCKVCSKTFANVYRLQRHMISHDESAVLRKFKCPHCEKAFKFKHHLKEHLRIHSGEKPFQCNNCGKRFSHSGSYSSHMTAKKCLIMNLKKSRQNTISNVDRGQKKMHQALSGRRDVDLLTANNNTFLPILPKLSPSEYQEIQREGTGIYDMPTLLPHMMGFGNYFLQSSISKLLNQWHAKRTFDHITEQFETHREVMSPSTADSEGTEGTEGKESPAPVDPLQGLDAVRRILETVNTSVTKQLLEANVRKLSTSPATMKRELEEDYQDQDSEMSSEMTHCPDWSGADQYDSQSEGLAAKLENVNQPTSRSAKRKAEDSSEADSEDEDEGNQPHNDNGKRVRARSLIDDEQLAVLKGYYAINPRPKKEEIIMIADYIHFPTRVVQVWFQNSRARDRRESKMPPALVPLTPPVNPPITEQPLDLSKKEAVVILATKENDTANRNTSSPGERKDNTATLAVDNDDLEDLPLVIDEETPATDPVENKRTPPSGEIITKNQNQANVKGESEAALQSEITPTATENEQGLYFCDRCEKTFSKHSSLTRHKYEHSGQRPYKCVECPRAFKHKHHLTEHKRLHSGEKPFQCSKCLKRFSHSGSYSQHMNHRYSYCKPYRE